The following nucleotide sequence is from Paenibacillus odorifer.
ATGTATCTAGCGATGGAGAAATACGACGATGTCTATAGCAACATTCCAAAAGATCCGGAATATCAGCTGGGTGATATCCATATCAGCCAAGCACATACGTTTATTGACTTTGGGGATGATGGGTTCACTAACGGCAAACCACATCCGATGATTGATCCTTCTTCACGGATTGCCAGATTCAAGCAGGAAGCGAAGGACCCGGCGGTGGGCGTGATCATTATGGATTTTGTATTAGGCTATGGATCACATGAGGATCCAGTAGGTGTTATGGTGCCTGCAATTATTGAGGCTAAGCAAGCAGCGGAACAAGAAGGCAGACATTTGGAGATTGTCGGCTATGTACTTGGAACCGATCTGGATACACCTTCCGTCCAAGAACAGCTTGATAAGCTGGTATCCGCGGGCGTTACCTATGCAAGCAGTAATACGAATGCAGGACTTCTTGCCAGAGGTTTTGTAGAGAAGGGAGTATAACATGAGCAGAATCAATGAGTTATTTAAGAGTGAACTTCACGTTATCAATGTCGGCCTAGAAATGTTCAAGGATGATATCCTGAAGCAAAAAGGCAACGTAACCCATCTGGAATGGAAGCCACCTGGTGGAGGTAAGCCCGAATTAATTGCCGCACTGGATGCGTTAGAGCAAGAGGAAATTGCTGCAAAGATTGAGGCTGCCAACAAGCTGGCTGTAGAGCGAATCGTGAATTCACAACCGGTATTGGTTGGTTTTGACCAAGCGATCAACGTCGTACCAGGGATGACTAAGACTACGATATTACATGCAGGACCTCCGATTACTTGGGATAAGATGAGTGGTCCCATGAAAGGTGCAGTTACCGGCGCTTTGGTCTTTGAGGGCTTGGCGAAGGATCTCGATGAAGCTGCCGAACTAGCGGCATCAGGTGAGATTACGTTCTCCCCTTGTCACGAGCATAATTGTGTGGGTTCCATGGCAGGAGTAACCTCAGCCTCTATGTTTATGCACATTGTAGAGAATAAAACGTATGGCAACATCGCTTATACGAACCTTAGTGAGCAACTGTCGAAAATCTTGCGGATGGGTGCAAACGATGAAACGGTCGTTGCCCGTTTGATCTGGATGAGAGATGTGCTTGGACCGATGCTGCGTGAGGCGATGAAGTTCTCTGAGAACGGCATTGATCTGCGGCTCATGTTATCACAGGCGCTTCATATGGGAGATGAATGCCATAACCGCAACAACGCTGGAACGACTCTTTTGATTCAGGCATTAACGCCGCTTATCCTGAGAACGGATTATACCAATGAGCAGAAAATCGAAGTGTTCGATTTTGTGGCAATGAGTGATTATTTCTCCGGACCAACCTGGATGGCTCTTTGTAAATGTGCACTTGATGCTGCCCATGGCATCGAGCATAGCACCATCGTAACAACGATGGCCCGCAATGGCGTGGAATTTGGTATTCGTGTCAGTGGAATGCCAGGCAATACCTGGTTTATCGGTCCTGCGCAAAAGGTTGTCGGACCGATGTTTGCAGGGTATAAGCCGGAAGACTCGGGACTCGATATCGGAGACAGTGCGATTACCGAAACGTATGGTATAGGTGGCTTCGCCATGGCAACCGCGCCGGCGATTGTAGCATTAGTTGGGGGAACCGTAGATGATGCCATGAACTATTCTGTGAAAATGAAGGAAATCACTACGACGGAGAATCCAAATGTGACGATTCCTTTGTTGAACTTCCGCGGAATTCCTACTGGAATCGATATTCGTAAAGTGGGTCAAACCAGCATTATGCCAGTGATCAACACGGCTATTGCCCATAAGGATCCAGGCATCGGAATGATTGGAGCCGGAATCACTCATCCTCCAATCGAGTGTTTCGAGCAAGCCATTCTCGCTTTTAGCCAGAGCATGCATTCATAGAACCACCCGCCCTTCAGGCCTATTCAAGGGTCTGAGGGCTTCATAAGCCATTGGTATGTAAGCGCTAACGATCTAGGGGGAGATTTATTATGGATCAAGTATTTATGAAGATGTTCTGGAAAAAGGGAGATTGGGCCGCGTTTTTCGGGCTGCTTGCTAACAATTTAACCAATCTGCTTACGATGATTTCATTGTTAATTTTTGTAGTAGGATTTCCGGAAGGTATGGTTTACGGCAGAGTCGTTCCTGCGTTTGGACTCGCGATTTTTATCGCAAGTATTGCTTATGGCTGGTTTGGATATCAGCTAGCCAAAAAAACAGGCCGAACGGATATAACCGCATTACCTTCAGGACCTAGTGCTCCATCGATTTTTACGGTAACTTTTCTAGTGTTAATTCCCGTATTTAGAGAAACCAATGATGCATCATTTGCGCTGCAAATTGGTCTCGTATGGTGTCTGTTCGAAGCCTTGATCCTTATTGTCGGCTCATTTCTGGGAGATGTGCTGCGTAAGGTTATTCCAAGAACCGTACTTTTATCTTGTTTATCTGGACTTGGATTGTTATTGCTGGCCATGAACCCGATGCTACAATCCTTCGAAACACCAGTGGTTGCTTTTGTTGTACTTGTGATCATCTTTATTAACTGGTTTGGCAAATCGCCGATATTCAAAAAAATTCCTACAGGATTTCTGCTGCTGATTGCTGGAACCGCGCTGGCTTGGATATTCGGCTTGCAGAATCCAGAAGCGATCACAACGGCTCTTTCAACACTTGGGTTTAATCCACCTGAGGTGCATATTACCAGCTTAATTCAAGGGATTCCGCATGCCTTGCCATACCTGGCTTCTGCAATTCCATTGGGACTGGCGAATTATATTTTTGACCTTGAAAATATTGAGAGCGCACATGCTGCCGGAGACCCTTATAACACTCGTAACGTTATGCTAACGAATGGGGTTGCTTCAAGTATTGGTGCTTTCACAGGTAATCCGTTCCCGGTAACTGTGTATATTGGTCATGCAGGCTGGAAATCTATTGGGGCTGGACTTGGTTATACCATAGCTTCTGGTTTCTCCATGTTAATTATTTGTCTCTTTGGCATAGGAGCACTGCTGTTGTCTATCATACCTGTTGTGGCGATTGTTCCGATTCTGGTCTATGTCGGGGTCGTTACGGCGAATCAGGTGGTTCGAGAGACACCTAAAAATGAAGTGCCCGTTATCTTTATCACCTTGTTCCCATGGATCGCCAACTGGGCTTTAACGCTTGCGAACAACATTTTTAATGCGGCTGAAACTTCGGCTTCCAAGGTGGGGATTGATCTCTTATTAAGCAAAGGGGTTTATTACAACGGCCTGATGCATTTAGGAAATGGTGCACCGCTTAGCAGCTTGATTTGGGGCTCCATCACTATTTTCTCTATCCTGAATAAACCACTGCGGGCTGCTGTCTTTGCTGTAATCGCGTCTGGCCTATCTTTATTTGGAATCATTCACGCGCCGACTGTTGGATTTGCTCAAGCTTCACTTATGCCGTTCGTATACGCCTACTTGATGGTGGCAGGATTATTTGTTTATAAGCATTTTTCAGACCTTCGTGACCCAGCGAACAAGCTGCAATCCGAATAAATAATTGATAAAAAGAAATAGGAGAGCTAAGCCATGACTAATCAAACTCTGTCAGAAGATTTAATTCAAGCAGCGGATCGCGGGGATTTAGCTGCCGTAGAACAGCTTTTGGCTCGTGGTGCCGATGTTCATCATAAGGATGCCAGTGGCCGAACTGCGCTGATGGCGGCAACGCAAAAAAATCATATTCCTCTCGCTCAAAAGCTGATTGAAGCAGGCAGTGATGTGAATGCAAGAGATATCACTATGTTATCACCCTACCTGTGTGCCGGTGCCAATGGATTTCATGAGATTCTGTCTTTAACTCTTGCCGCAGGTGCGGATACAACCAGTGTAAATCGTTTTGGAGGAACTACACTGCTGCCCTCCAGCGAGAAGGGGTATCTAAGAACTGTTCAGAAATGCTTGGAAGCAGGTGTTGCAGTTAACCATATGAACAATCTGGGATGGTCTGCCTTGCTGGAGGCAGTAATTCTCGGGAATGGTGGCCGTTTATACTCCGATATTATTCAGTTGTTGGTGGATGCTGGAGCGGATGTTCATTTGCCGGATCGTGACGGGAAATCATCGTTGCAGCATGCAGAAGAGCTGGGTCAGGAGAGGGTCATTCGTATTCTCAATAAAGAAAAGCTAACGCTTCATCCAAGTATTCAAAGCGCTCAAGAGCTAGCTCGGGCAGAGGATTTCCGGAAAGCAAGTTTGGTTATGGAACATGCAATGCAAGTGGACAGTAATAATTCAGATTTCTATTACTATAAAGGATACTTCTTAGGGGAACTCGGGAGATATGACGAAGCTCTGGCAGCTTATCAACAGGCACTTACTATTGATCCGGATGACCTTGATTTCTATTTCTATACCGCAAATGCCTACCGAATGATGAAGCGATCCGAGCAAGCATTAGCAGAGTATGACAAAGCGATAGAACGCGATCCTGGCGAAAGGTTCTTCCGCTATCATAAATCCAATTATTTAAGAGAGTTGGGCAGGCATGAGGAAGCGGTCAAAGTTATGGATCAGCTTCTGGAACAGCAGCCTGCCCGGTATGATTTCTCGTTCCATAAGGCGAACAGCTTGAGATCACTTGGCCGGGATCAAGAGGCAGTTGAGGCGATTGAGAACGCAATTGCTAACGATCCGAGCAATCCTTTATATCATCATCATAAGGCTCAGTCACTTGGTTTACTTGGTGATCATGAAATGGCCATTCAAGAAATAGATATTGCTATCAGCTATAATCCTGCCAATCCGGATTTTCACTCCGCGAAGGAACAATTTCAGCTGGCCCTTAAACGCTAATCAATGAGGATCAACTGATCCGTCAGGAGGAATGGAATGAGTAAATTTATAGTTGTAGCCATTGGCGGTAATTCATTGGTGAAAGACAATGGCCGCGATTCTATAGAGGATCAATCTGAGGCAGTACGTGAAATTGCTGTCAATATCGCTGATCTGGTGCAAGCAGGCAACGATGTGGTGGTTACTCACGGCAACGGTCCACAGGTTGGATTCGAGCTGAGACGAAGCGAGGTGGCTTCGGAAGTTACTGGAATGGATGTTACTCCGCTGGTCAATTGCGTGGCGGGCACGCAAGGGGGCATAGGTTATTTAATTCAGCAGGCCTTAACAAATGAATTCATTCACCGCAGATTAGACAAGAAGGTTGCCACAGTTATTACTCAGGTCGAGGTTAGCAAAAATGATCCGAATTTTCAGTCTCCCTCGAAACCAGTGGGCTCCTTCTTCACGCTTGAGCAAGCAGAGGAGATGAAGCGTGCCAAGCCAGATTGGGTCATCATTGAGGATTCAGGTCGTGGTTACCGCCGTGTTGTTCCATCGCCTAAGCCGATTGATATCGTTGAAAAAGACGTCATTAAATCACTCATTGAGACGGGTTATGTGGTGATCGCTGTTGGCGGAGGCGGGATTCCTGTGATCAAAACCGAAAATAATACCTACGAAGGTATCGATGCGGTCATTGACAAAGATTTTGCTACAAGTCTGTTGGCCGAACAGATCGATGCAGAATCGCTGATTATTACAACAGGAGTTCCTCAGGTATGTGTAAATTTCGGTACGCCTGAGCAGAAGGCTCTTGAAGAAGTTACAGCGGCAGAAATGATGGTATATGCGGAGCAGGGTCATTTTCCTGCTGGAAGTATGCAGCCTAAAATTGAAGCAAGTCTTAGCTTTTTGAAAAAGGAGGGACGTAGAGTTATCATTACTAATCCGGAAAATATGAAAGCTGCGATGAGCCAACAGGCTGGCACACATATTGTAAATTAATATGATCTTATTTATCTCATCATTTCATGGAGACCGCCACTGATCTAAATCAGGGCGGTTTTTTGACATGTTCATGAATTGTTACTCAACTGCTGCTTTCAGATGGCCTTATTCTGGTGAATAAAAGGAAGATAAGAGGTAAAACTATGTCCACTATATAAAAAAGAATACATTAAAATGCGGGGGTAAAAGATGAGATCGAATAAAGGAACAACACAACGTTTTACCAGGGCTACAATTCTTTGTTGTATTTGTGCATGTACGGTATTGTTAAGTGGATGCACTAAAGCAGCGGATGAGACTCAAGTGGCTACTCCAACGGCTCAAGTAGAAACCACAGCACCTTCTGCAGAAGCTACTACACCTGCGCCTACGAATAACGCAACAGAACAACCCATGACATCTGCGTCACCCGGTTCAAATACTGGGGAACTTCCAGAGGGAGTGAGCATTCAGAGAGTTATCAAGGATGT
It contains:
- a CDS encoding DUF1116 domain-containing protein, with product MSRINELFKSELHVINVGLEMFKDDILKQKGNVTHLEWKPPGGGKPELIAALDALEQEEIAAKIEAANKLAVERIVNSQPVLVGFDQAINVVPGMTKTTILHAGPPITWDKMSGPMKGAVTGALVFEGLAKDLDEAAELAASGEITFSPCHEHNCVGSMAGVTSASMFMHIVENKTYGNIAYTNLSEQLSKILRMGANDETVVARLIWMRDVLGPMLREAMKFSENGIDLRLMLSQALHMGDECHNRNNAGTTLLIQALTPLILRTDYTNEQKIEVFDFVAMSDYFSGPTWMALCKCALDAAHGIEHSTIVTTMARNGVEFGIRVSGMPGNTWFIGPAQKVVGPMFAGYKPEDSGLDIGDSAITETYGIGGFAMATAPAIVALVGGTVDDAMNYSVKMKEITTTENPNVTIPLLNFRGIPTGIDIRKVGQTSIMPVINTAIAHKDPGIGMIGAGITHPPIECFEQAILAFSQSMHS
- a CDS encoding tetratricopeptide repeat protein, with translation MTNQTLSEDLIQAADRGDLAAVEQLLARGADVHHKDASGRTALMAATQKNHIPLAQKLIEAGSDVNARDITMLSPYLCAGANGFHEILSLTLAAGADTTSVNRFGGTTLLPSSEKGYLRTVQKCLEAGVAVNHMNNLGWSALLEAVILGNGGRLYSDIIQLLVDAGADVHLPDRDGKSSLQHAEELGQERVIRILNKEKLTLHPSIQSAQELARAEDFRKASLVMEHAMQVDSNNSDFYYYKGYFLGELGRYDEALAAYQQALTIDPDDLDFYFYTANAYRMMKRSEQALAEYDKAIERDPGERFFRYHKSNYLRELGRHEEAVKVMDQLLEQQPARYDFSFHKANSLRSLGRDQEAVEAIENAIANDPSNPLYHHHKAQSLGLLGDHEMAIQEIDIAISYNPANPDFHSAKEQFQLALKR
- the arcC gene encoding carbamate kinase encodes the protein MSKFIVVAIGGNSLVKDNGRDSIEDQSEAVREIAVNIADLVQAGNDVVVTHGNGPQVGFELRRSEVASEVTGMDVTPLVNCVAGTQGGIGYLIQQALTNEFIHRRLDKKVATVITQVEVSKNDPNFQSPSKPVGSFFTLEQAEEMKRAKPDWVIIEDSGRGYRRVVPSPKPIDIVEKDVIKSLIETGYVVIAVGGGGIPVIKTENNTYEGIDAVIDKDFATSLLAEQIDAESLIITTGVPQVCVNFGTPEQKALEEVTAAEMMVYAEQGHFPAGSMQPKIEASLSFLKKEGRRVIITNPENMKAAMSQQAGTHIVN